The Faecalibacterium prausnitzii genome includes a window with the following:
- a CDS encoding DUF6061 family protein, which yields MKYDERACHFNMDTGCVELLLRDGRKISIDCTGVEDALDVTMAQRSELDYLIYNDPLAYADLILNSEPEEYLKNVAGNHGLED from the coding sequence ATGAAGTACGATGAAAGAGCTTGCCATTTCAACATGGACACCGGCTGTGTGGAGCTGCTGCTCCGGGATGGGAGAAAAATCTCTATCGACTGTACCGGGGTCGAGGATGCGTTGGATGTTACCATGGCGCAGCGGTCAGAGCTGGACTACCTCATCTATAATGACCCTCTGGCGTATGCAGACTTGATTCTGAACAGCGAACCGGAGGAATATCTGAAGAACGTGGCTGGGAACCACGGATTAGAGGACTAA
- a CDS encoding low molecular weight protein-tyrosine-phosphatase, translating to MTRILFVCLGNICRSPMAEYIMKDLVSKAGLSERFEIASAATSAWEIGNPVYPPAQQKLAEHGIDCNGKTARQMTRLDYARCDHLIGMDESNLCDILRLVGGDPQHKVSLLMAHTGQPREVADPWFTGDFEATWRDVLEGCTALLEELR from the coding sequence ATGACCAGAATCTTATTTGTTTGTCTGGGAAATATCTGCCGAAGCCCGATGGCCGAATATATCATGAAAGACCTTGTGTCCAAGGCAGGACTTTCCGAGCGATTTGAAATCGCATCAGCCGCCACCAGTGCATGGGAGATCGGAAATCCGGTCTATCCTCCTGCGCAGCAGAAGCTGGCAGAACATGGCATCGACTGCAACGGCAAGACCGCTCGGCAGATGACCCGGCTGGATTATGCACGGTGTGATCATCTGATTGGCATGGATGAAAGCAATCTGTGCGACATCCTGCGGCTTGTCGGCGGTGACCCACAGCATAAAGTATCTCTGCTGATGGCGCATACAGGTCAGCCCCGTGAGGTAGCAGACCCATGGTTCACGGGAGATTTTGAAGCCACATGGCGGGATGTGCTGGAAGGGTGTACGGCATTGCTTGAAGAACTGCGCTAA
- a CDS encoding winged helix-turn-helix domain-containing protein, producing MIVIKTRQPDPELEQKIRMLLEREHIEAEQISIGSQEKLVFPGLTLDGMTHEVSCNGRKTSLTRLEFDLLLILASHEEQVFSKEKLFRAVWGQNCDDTLKVVANTVSNLRKKLADCGSFIRTTHGGYTFRSKKENDPA from the coding sequence ATGATCGTTATAAAGACCCGACAGCCTGACCCGGAATTGGAGCAAAAGATTCGGATGCTTCTGGAACGGGAGCACATCGAGGCAGAGCAGATATCAATTGGTTCACAGGAAAAGCTGGTTTTTCCGGGACTGACGCTGGATGGAATGACCCACGAAGTGTCATGCAACGGAAGAAAAACATCCCTTACAAGACTGGAGTTTGATCTGTTGCTGATACTTGCTTCCCATGAAGAACAAGTTTTTTCCAAAGAGAAACTTTTCCGGGCAGTGTGGGGGCAAAACTGTGACGATACCTTAAAGGTCGTGGCAAATACCGTTTCCAATCTGCGAAAGAAGCTGGCCGACTGCGGTAGCTTTATCCGCACCACCCACGGCGGCTATACCTTTAGGAGCAAAAAGGAGAACGACCCGGCATGA
- a CDS encoding DUF6061 family protein yields MNKLHSCCFNINTNRVEARFADGSAVAIDCTAIEDKYGNTPAQRAELDWLLYHKPLEYAQMVLDGEIKRFLSLGCDHGRLEDQ; encoded by the coding sequence ATGAACAAACTGCATTCCTGCTGCTTCAACATAAACACAAACCGAGTGGAAGCCCGATTTGCGGACGGCTCTGCCGTTGCCATCGACTGCACCGCCATTGAGGACAAATACGGCAACACCCCGGCACAGCGGGCAGAACTGGACTGGCTGCTGTACCATAAGCCCTTGGAGTATGCACAGATGGTGCTGGATGGGGAGATCAAACGTTTCCTGTCACTCGGCTGCGACCACGGCAGACTGGAAGATCAATGA